The genomic window GCAGGGTTCATTGCGGGGGAGCTGCATGACCCTGCTCGATCGGCTTTCCGCGAATGGTCGACAACATTCTCGCCATTATTTTTCCGGACAGTCTTGCAGGAAATGCGACGAAGCGCCCCCCCGAGACATGAACCCCGCATGGATCGTTCCCCTTTCCGGCACCCTGAATGACCCGGAAAATGCTTGTCTTTACATTCTTGTGAAGCAATGTGAGCGGATTGTCGGTGGCTGAAGCCTGGAACAGTCGAACCGGAGGGGGCCAAGTCGTGTCCCCTGGGACGCGAAATCGAGCTGGGTTATCAGCCGACAGTTCGTATCTTCGTGTGATCAATATATAAGAAATCCCGGAAAAAACAATTGAAACCACGCCCAGACTTTCGTGAATTGCAGACTTCGAATGCCTCGCGAAAGGCTGAGGATCGTCGCACGGCAAAGCGGGACCGGGGTTTGGTCGAAGACGCCCGGAGATTGCACGCGCGGACCGCGGTCACGATATTTTGGGACCATCCCAAAATACGGCATGCCCCTCAGCCGGCGAACTCCATCAGGCTTCACCCGGACCCGGCAAACTTCTCTGACATTCCGAAAAGTTGCAGAATCCTTCCTATTCACTTTCCCGTTTGGCACGAACCTCGCTTATCCCGACTGTCATCGCCATTGGAATTCGATACTGAAGCGAATCATCCGGAACATCCCCCGGAGACATGAGACAATTCCCCGCGGTGGAGCCGGGCAAGCAACGCGGTCGTGATCGTCCCCGCACGAGGGGTCTGTCGAATGCGCGGTCGTTGTTCGATGCCTTCCCCTCTTCCATTGGTCGGCGGGGGCCTGAGAACCGACATCTTTCAAGTCGAGTGCCTCCGGGGAATGGGGGATTGTCCGCTGCTTCCGGTCAGTCCGATGCGACCGCCATAAAGGAGGAATGCGATGATCGGAGACCGGAAACCGGAAACGAAATTCGCCGACCGGCAGGGCATCGACCCGGATTTCACCATCGCGCGCCTGGGAGTGTGCCGAAGAACCGCCTGGAACATCTTCCCGGCAACGTCCGGGAGCCCGAAAGCTTTTGTCGGGCCTGGACTCCCGCCTTCCAGAGAACGTTCGCCGTCACCCGGGCTCAAGCCGGGGGCCGGAGTACCTGCCGGATTCGTGTTTTCGCGGAAAGTACGGTGATGGATTGCATGCCCGTTGTGGCCTTCGGGGCATGGGGATCCGCGGGGATGGCCCATCAAAGTGGATTCGCCGGTTCTTGCGGCAGGCTGTGACGTCTTCCCTCGAGATTAGCGTTTTGAATGCGAATCATTAACATTAGCATATTGAGCCAAAAACACTTCGGCTGCCGGCCATTAGGCCGGGATTGCCCGGCATGCCCTTGAGGACCAGGTGAAAGGAGCAATCCATGAATGTGAAACGGGATTTTTTTGAGGCACTGTGCGAAGCGTTGGAAAGAATCGTCGGGTCACTCGACCACGAAGAAGTGATGAAAAGCATCGTGGAATCGACGATTGCGGCCGTGGGCTTGAAGGCGTGCAGTCTCCGGCTGCTCGATCGCAGGCGGCGCAAGCTCATCTTCGGTTCCTCCACCGGGCTCAGCGAAGGCTACATCCGAAAGGGCCCGGTTCTGATCGAAGAATCGGCCCTCGACAGGGAAGCCCTGGACGGCCGGACCGTCTACCTGGAAAACGCCCAGACCGATCCCCGGTTTCAATATCCCGAAAAGGCAAAACAGGAGGGCATTTTCTCCGTCCTGGTGGCCCCGCTGACCGCCGGGGGCAAGCCCGTAGGAGTACTGAGGATATACGCGGGCGAATTACGCCGTTTCGACGAAGACGAAATGCGGTTTCTCGAGGCCATGGCCCGCCTGAGCGGCCTGGCGCTGGAGAACGCCAGGCTGCACCAGACGCTTCGCATGGATTTCGAAACCCTGGTGGCCGACCGGTACAGGATAGATGAACACTGAAAGGAGACGACCGCCATGCTGAAGGTGGGAATCAATGGATTTGGAAGGATCGGTCGCCAGGTCATCAAGGCGGCCATGGAGCGACATCCGGATACACTGCGGGTCGTGGCCGTAAACGACTTGTTCGACGTACAGACCAACGCCCGCCTCTTCAAGCACGATACGAACTACGGCCTGTTTGCAGGAAGCGTGGAGGCGCGCGGAGACGATCTGCTGGTGAATGGCTCCCCCATCAGGTCCTTTGCCGAACGCGATCCGGCTATGATACCGTGGGATGACCTGCAGGTCGACCTGGTGGTGGAGTCCACGGGCATTTTCACCACGGGCCCCAAGGCGGCGGCTCACCTGGAGGCCGGCGCGAAAAAGGTGATCATATCGGCGCCCGCAAAGCAGATCGACCAAACCATCGTCATGGGCGTGAACCATGAACAGTACGACCCGGAAAAGCACCGGATCGTCTCCAACGCCTCCTGCACCACGAATTGCCTGGCGCCCCCGGTGAAAGTCATCCACGAGCGTTTCGGCATACACAGGGGCCTCATGACCACGGTGCACTCCTACACCAACGACCAGCGGATCCTCGACCTGCCGCACAAGGATCCCCGCAGGGCAAGGGCAGCGGCCCAGAACATCATACCGACGACGACGGGGGCGGCGAAAGCCTTGTCGCTCGTCATCCCGGGCATGGAGGGCCGGTTCGACGGCTACTCCCTCCGGGTCCCGACCCCCACGGTGTCCGTGGTCGATTTCACGGCCGTTCTCGAAAAGGAGACCGACACCGAAACCTTGAGGGCCGTTCTGAAGGAAGCCTCCGAGAAAGAGTTGAAAGGAATTCTGCAGTGCTGTGAGGAGCCCCTCGTCTCCAGCGATTTCAAGGGCAACCCTCATTCCTCCATCGTGGATATCGAGTTTACCCAGGTCCTGGCAGGCAACATGGCCAAGGTCGTCTGCTGGTATGACAACGAGTGGGGATATTCCTGCCGCGTGGCGGACCTGGCCGATTATATCTGCCGCAAGGGAGGGTTCTGAGACGCACATTCGACGCGCGTGACAACCCCGGGAAACTCCGACGGACAGGAGAAGACCATGCCCATCGCCGATTATGCAACGTATTGCAGAATGCTCGATCGAGCCAAAGAAAACCGTTTTGCCTACCCGGCCATCAATGTCAGTTCCCTCACCACGGCCAACGCCGTCTTGAAGGGGCTGGCCGAAAGCCGAAGCGACGGAATCGTCCAGGTATCCACGGGAGGAGCGGCATTCGCTTCAGGAACATCCGTGAAGGACATGGTGCTGGGGGCCATATCCATCGCCGAGCACGTCCACAGGGTTGCCGACCGTTACAACGTCTACGTCGCCCTGCACACGGATCATTGCCAGGCCCAGATGCTGGAGAGCTTCCTCATCCCCCTCGTAGAGGAAACGGAGCGGCGTCGCAAGGCCGGGCTCCCCAACCTCTTCAACAGCCATATGTTCGACGGGAGCGCCCTGCCCCTCAAAGAGAACCTGGATATCGCCGTCCCGCTTCTCGAGCGCTGCCGCCGAAGCGACATGATCCTGGAAGTCGAGGCCGGGGTGGTCGGCGGCGAGGAGGATGGAATCAAAGTGGAAGGGGCTCCCGCCGAGAAGCTCTACACAACCCCCGGGGACATGCTGGAGGTTGCCCGCCGCTTCGGTGCGGTCAAGGGAGCACGGTTTCTCCTTGCCGCGACTTTCGGCAATGTCCACGGAGTCTACAAACCCGGCCACGTCAAGCTCAAACCCTCCATTCTCAAAGACGGCCAGGATGCCGTGGAGAAAGCATACGGCAGGGACGCCCGGTTTTACCTCGTGTTTCATGGGGGTTCCGGCTCGCTTCCGGAAGAAATTCATGAGGCCATCGATTACGGCGTCGTGAAGATGAACATCGACACCGACACGCAGTACGCCTTCACGCGCGCAGTGGCCGACCACATGATGAAGAACTACGATGCGGTGCTCAAGGTGGACGGAGAAGTGGGCAACAAGAAGAAATACGACCCCCGATCCTACCTCGCCCTGGCCGAAGCGGCCATGGCCGAGCGGGTCAAGGCGGCGGTCGCCGCCCTGAGGGGAACCGGCACCACCCTCTGCACCGGGTAGCAGTTTCGATCCGGAGTCCTCGGAGGTAGCGGCGGCGCCCTCTGCGCCGGGTTACGGTGTTCGTCCGGACACGTGACGGAGCGGCGGGGCGGACACGGTTTCATAGTGCCCATGATCCGGCCTGCAAATCGTTGCGGCATGATTCTTCACGCATCCTTGCGAGCCGCCGGCTCATGGCGGTCGCGGGCGGCACTGACGGAACGGAAATTTCCCCGATCTTCTTATCGAGTTGACAGGGTTCTTTCTCATATTGGGCTTTCCGCCCGTTCACAACCGGGGTCCGTGACCCCGGGTCAACAAAGCGATGGAGTCGCAAGATGGCGAAGAAACCGAAATTGAAACAATCGGAACCGGTCTCGTGCACCGGGGGCCGCGCGGACATGAGCCTCGACGGCTTGAGACGCACTTTTCGCGAGCATGTGTTCTACACTCAGGGGCGGTTCCCCTCGGTCGCCACCAGGAACGACCTGTACATGGCCTTCGCCTATACCGTGAGGGATCAACTCCTGCACCGCTGGATCAAGACCGTCGAGCAGATGGCGGGAAAGGACCTCAAGATCGTCAGCTATCTGTCGGCCGAATTCCTCCTTGGCCCCCACCTGGAAAACAACCTGATCAACCTGGGCATCTACGATGACGTCCTCGGGATTGCGAAGGAAGAGGGTTTCGACATCCAGGTCATCTTCGATCAAGAGGAGGAACCGGGACTCGGCAACGGGGGGCTGGGCAGGCTGGCGGCCTGCTACCTCGATTCCCTTGCCAGTCTCGAGGTCCCGGCCATCGGGTACGGCATACGGTATGAGTTCGGAATCTTCGACCAGGAGATCCGGGACGGCTGGCAGGTGGAACGCACCGACCAGTGGCTTCGATTGGGCAACCCCTGGGAGCTGGCGCGACCGGAGATCACCTGCCGTGTGAGCTTCGGGGGACGCACGGAGCCCTATCAAGACGATCGGGGCCGGTATCGCGTTCGATGGATTCCTCACCGGACCGTGAAGGGTGTCGCCTACGACACCCCCATCCTGGGATACCGCGTGAACACCTGCAACCTGTTGAGGCTTTGGAAGGCCGAAGCGATCGAATCCTTCGAGTTCGAGGCGTTCAACGTCGGGGATTATTACGGAGCCGTTGACGAGAAGATCTATTCGGAGAACATCACGAAAGTGCTCTACCCCAATGATGAACCGGTCCAGGGCAAACAACTCCGGCTCGAGCAACAGTATTTCTTCGTTTCCTGCTCCCTGCAGGACATGCTTCGTATTTACAAGCTGGGCGGAGGCAAGCTGGACCGGTTTTCCAGGCACTTCGCCATACAGCTCAACGACACGCATCCCGCCCTGGGCGTCGCGGAACTGATGCGCCTCCTGGTAGACGAGGAAGGCATGGACTGGGAACCGGCATGGGACGTCACCTGCAAGACCTTCGGCTACACCAACCACACCCTTCTTCCGGAAGCCCTAGAGAAGTGGCCGGTGGAGCTGTTTGCCGGCCTTTTCCCAAGGCACATGGAAATCATATACGAAATCAACCGGCGGTTTCTCGACGAGGTCAGGCGCAGGTGGCCCGGCGATGAGGCGCGGGTGGCCAGGATGTCCCTCATCGACGAAAGCGGTGGACGCTTCGTGCGCATGGCGCATCTCGCCTGCGTCGGCAGCCACGCCATCAACGGAGTGGCGGAGCTCCACTCCCGGCTGCTCAAGGAAGATGTCTTGCGCGACTTCCACGAGATGACACCGGAGAAATTCAGCAACAAGACCAACGGAGTGACGCCGCGACGCTTCCTGGTTCTGGCCAATCCCGGCCTGACCCGCCTCATCGAGGGCAAGATCGGCGATACCTGGATCCGCAGGCCGGAGGAACTCAGGAAACTCGAGCCGTGCGCCGACGATCCCGCTTTTCGCGAGGAGTGGCGCCGGGTGAAGCTCGAGAACAAGAAGAACCTGGCCCGGGTCATCCGGGAGCGCACCGGGATCGAGGTCGACCCGGCTTCGATGTTCGACATCCAGGTGAAGCGACTCCACGAGTACAAACGCCAGCATCTGAACGTCCTTCACATCATCGCGCTATATGACCGGATCAAGCGCAATCCCTCCTACGACCTGTGTCCCCGAACCTTCATCTTCGGGGGGAAAGCCGCGCCCGGCTACTTCATGGCGAAGCTCATCATCAAGCTGATCAACTCCGTCGGCGACACGGTCAACCGGGACCCCGACGTGAACGGCCGCCTCAAGGTCGTCTTCTTCCCCGACCTCAACGTCAAGAACGCGAAATTCATTTACCCGGCCGCCGACCTGTCGGAGCAGATCTCCACTGCGGGGAAGGAGGCTTCGGGAACCGGGAACATGAAATTTTCCATGAACGGTGCCCTGACCATCGGGACCCTGGACGGAGCCAACGTGGAAATCCGGGAGGAAGTAGGCGCCGAGAATTTCTTCCTGTTCGGCCTGACGGCCGAGGAGGTCTACTCGCTCAAGAGAGACGGATACCGCCCCATGGAATATTTCCAGGCCAATCCGGAGCTGCAGCGGGTCGTCGAACGCATCGCTTCGGGTTATTTTTCCAATGGCGACCGGGAGCTGTTCAAACCATTGGTCGATGCTCTCATGTTCCACGACACCTTCATGTTGTTCGCTGATTTTGGTTCCTACGCGGATGTGCAGGGCCGGGTCGACGAGGCCTATCGCGACCGGGAACACTGGACCCGCATGTCCATCCTCAATTCCGCCCGGATGGGCAAGTTCTCCTCCGACCGCGCGATCCGTGAATACTGCGAGGACATCTGGAAGGTCAAACCGGTCCCCATCCTCCTGGAGTGATGGGGGTTACGTCCGTAAGACGACCCGAATGACCCGTCCCGCGCGAAGCCGTTCAACCGGATTGAAACCCTGGCGCCGGACGAAATCGTTTGACGATGTTTTCCTTTTGTCGTGAGGCAATCATGGGATCTATGCGCGCAATCGACGAATGGATACCAGGCGAGGGAGTTCCATGGCCCCTTGGGGCGAGTTGGATGGAGTCGCAACGGGCATACAATTTCGCGCTCTTTTCGCGCAACGCCCGGAGCGTCACCCTTTTGCTCTACACCGAGGACGATCCAGTCATCCCGGTCCAATTCCGTGTTCTTGACCCCGTCTTCAACAAGACTGGCCTGATATGGCATTGCGCGGTGCCGGAGGAGGAGCTGCGGGGCGCCTGCCTCTATGCGTACCGAATCGACGGCCCTTACGACCCGCTCAACGGGCATCGATTCGACGCGGGGAAAGTTCTCCTGGATCCCTTTGCCCTTTCCGTCCATTTCCCGCCCGGGTTCAGCCGAACCTCGGCCTCGGGGTCGGGCCCCACGGACGGCATGGCACCCCTGGGGCGGCTCTCCAAGGATCCGAACGCATTCGACTGGGGCGAGGACCCGCGCCCTCGCCATGCCCACGATCTCATCGTCTACGAACTGCACGTCAAGGGCTTCACGGCAAGGCCCAACTCGGGCGTGAGCCCGGAAAACCGAGGGACCTTTGCCGGGCTCGTGGAGAAGATATCGTACCTGAAGGATCTCGGGATCACCGCCGTGGAGCTCCTTCCCGTCCATCAGTTCGATCCCCGGGAGGGAAACTACTGGGGCTATATGACCCTCAACTTCTTCTCGCCCCACCACGGTTACGCATCAGGCGATCCCCACCGGGAATTCCGTGCGATGGTGAGAACCTTTCACGCCGCGGGAATCGAGGTATGGCTCGACGTCGTCTACAATCATACCAGCGAGGGCGGCGAGAACGGTCCCACCTACAGCTACCGCGGTGTGGACAACAAAAGTTACTACCTCGCCCGGCAGGATACCGGCGAGTACTTCAACGACACCGGATGCGGGAACACAATGAACTGCGCGCATCCCGTCGTTCGGGCACTCGTTCTGACCAGCCTGCATCACTGGGCGAAAAACATGCATGTGGACGGGTTCCGCTTCGACCTGGCATCCATTTTCGCGCGCGCGCTCGACGGCTCCATGAACACCCTGGACCCGCCGCTGATCGCGGAGATCGGCCTACTCGGATACATGCGCGACGTGAGGCTCGTCGCGGAGGCATGGGATATCGGGAGTTACCTGCTCGGTCGAAGCTTTCCCGGCCTGATGTGGCGCCAGTGGAACGGGAAATTCCGCGACGACATCCGCTCTTTCGTCAAAGGGGACGCAGCGATGGTCGGAGCCCTGATGCAACGCCTGTACGGGAGTGATGACCTTTTTCCGGACGGGCCGGTGGAGGTGTATCGCCCGTACCAGAGCGTGAACTTCATCACCGCCCACGACGGTTTCTGTCTCTACGATTTGGTTGCTTACAACGAAAAGCACAACACGGCCAACGGCCACCACAACACGGACGGGGCAAACGACAACCGGAGCTGGAATTGCGGCTGGGAGGGCGACTCCGGGGTTCCCCTTGAAGTCATGGCGTTGCGCCGGCAGCAGGTCAAGAATTTTTTCTGCCTGCTCATGCTTGCCAACGGAACCCCCATGTTCTGCGCCGGTGATGAATTCATGAACACACAGAAAGGCAACAACAACCCTTACAACCAGGACAATGAGATCACCTGGCTGGACTGGGAGCTTCTCGAACGCAACCGGGACATGCTGCGCTTCTTCAAGGGCATGATCCGATTCCGAAAAACGCATCCGTCCATCGGTCGGGGCCGCTACTGGCGCGAGGACGTCCGGTGGTACGGAAGCACGGGGGAAGTGGACCTTTCCCAGGAATCCAGGTCTCTGGCCTACTTTCTGCGCGGGTCCGGTCTCGGCGACAGCGACCTCTACGTGATGATCAATGCATACTGGGAAGACCTGGATTTCGCCCTCCAGGTCGGTCGGGCTGGGGAGTGGCGCCGTGTTGCGGATACTGCCCTTCCGAGCCCGGACGACATTGCGGAGACGGGACGAGGACACCCCGTTTCCGGTCTCCGGTATCGCGTGAAGGCCCGATCGATCGTGGTTTTTGAGCGATGAGAACAGAGACTGTCCGGACGGACGCAACGAAGAGACTCGAAACCCGGAGAAGAACGGGCTGGAAGGGAGAAAGGGCATGTCAAAGGGGATCTACATCACCGGCACGGGGCCCGGGAGCGGGAAATCGTTGATCGTTCTCGGGATGATGGAGTTGCTGGCACAGCACGGCCGAAAGCTCGGGTTCTTTCGACCCGTCGCCGTTGAAGGGGGCGGCGTCGATCGGCTGGCGGCACTCGTCACGAGCCGATACGCCATCACGGCCCCGGGTGAGAGCATGTTCGGCGCCAGTTATGCCTCCGCTCGAGACCTCATTGCCGGGGACAAGATGGACGAGTTGCAGAGTCGAATCATCGAGAAGTACGAGGCCCTGGAGCGGCAATGCGATTTCGTGGTCTGCGTGGGCACCGATTACAGGGCCGTGCACACGGCGCTGGAGTTCGAGTATAACGTTGAAGTGGCGCGGAATCTCGGCACGCCCCTCATGCCCATTGTCGC from Syntrophobacter fumaroxidans MPOB includes these protein-coding regions:
- a CDS encoding GAF domain-containing protein, producing MNVKRDFFEALCEALERIVGSLDHEEVMKSIVESTIAAVGLKACSLRLLDRRRRKLIFGSSTGLSEGYIRKGPVLIEESALDREALDGRTVYLENAQTDPRFQYPEKAKQEGIFSVLVAPLTAGGKPVGVLRIYAGELRRFDEDEMRFLEAMARLSGLALENARLHQTLRMDFETLVADRYRIDEH
- the gap gene encoding type I glyceraldehyde-3-phosphate dehydrogenase, whose amino-acid sequence is MLKVGINGFGRIGRQVIKAAMERHPDTLRVVAVNDLFDVQTNARLFKHDTNYGLFAGSVEARGDDLLVNGSPIRSFAERDPAMIPWDDLQVDLVVESTGIFTTGPKAAAHLEAGAKKVIISAPAKQIDQTIVMGVNHEQYDPEKHRIVSNASCTTNCLAPPVKVIHERFGIHRGLMTTVHSYTNDQRILDLPHKDPRRARAAAQNIIPTTTGAAKALSLVIPGMEGRFDGYSLRVPTPTVSVVDFTAVLEKETDTETLRAVLKEASEKELKGILQCCEEPLVSSDFKGNPHSSIVDIEFTQVLAGNMAKVVCWYDNEWGYSCRVADLADYICRKGGF
- the fbaA gene encoding class II fructose-bisphosphate aldolase; the protein is MPIADYATYCRMLDRAKENRFAYPAINVSSLTTANAVLKGLAESRSDGIVQVSTGGAAFASGTSVKDMVLGAISIAEHVHRVADRYNVYVALHTDHCQAQMLESFLIPLVEETERRRKAGLPNLFNSHMFDGSALPLKENLDIAVPLLERCRRSDMILEVEAGVVGGEEDGIKVEGAPAEKLYTTPGDMLEVARRFGAVKGARFLLAATFGNVHGVYKPGHVKLKPSILKDGQDAVEKAYGRDARFYLVFHGGSGSLPEEIHEAIDYGVVKMNIDTDTQYAFTRAVADHMMKNYDAVLKVDGEVGNKKKYDPRSYLALAEAAMAERVKAAVAALRGTGTTLCTG
- a CDS encoding glycogen/starch/alpha-glucan phosphorylase, giving the protein MAKKPKLKQSEPVSCTGGRADMSLDGLRRTFREHVFYTQGRFPSVATRNDLYMAFAYTVRDQLLHRWIKTVEQMAGKDLKIVSYLSAEFLLGPHLENNLINLGIYDDVLGIAKEEGFDIQVIFDQEEEPGLGNGGLGRLAACYLDSLASLEVPAIGYGIRYEFGIFDQEIRDGWQVERTDQWLRLGNPWELARPEITCRVSFGGRTEPYQDDRGRYRVRWIPHRTVKGVAYDTPILGYRVNTCNLLRLWKAEAIESFEFEAFNVGDYYGAVDEKIYSENITKVLYPNDEPVQGKQLRLEQQYFFVSCSLQDMLRIYKLGGGKLDRFSRHFAIQLNDTHPALGVAELMRLLVDEEGMDWEPAWDVTCKTFGYTNHTLLPEALEKWPVELFAGLFPRHMEIIYEINRRFLDEVRRRWPGDEARVARMSLIDESGGRFVRMAHLACVGSHAINGVAELHSRLLKEDVLRDFHEMTPEKFSNKTNGVTPRRFLVLANPGLTRLIEGKIGDTWIRRPEELRKLEPCADDPAFREEWRRVKLENKKNLARVIRERTGIEVDPASMFDIQVKRLHEYKRQHLNVLHIIALYDRIKRNPSYDLCPRTFIFGGKAAPGYFMAKLIIKLINSVGDTVNRDPDVNGRLKVVFFPDLNVKNAKFIYPAADLSEQISTAGKEASGTGNMKFSMNGALTIGTLDGANVEIREEVGAENFFLFGLTAEEVYSLKRDGYRPMEYFQANPELQRVVERIASGYFSNGDRELFKPLVDALMFHDTFMLFADFGSYADVQGRVDEAYRDREHWTRMSILNSARMGKFSSDRAIREYCEDIWKVKPVPILLE
- a CDS encoding glycogen debranching protein; the protein is MGSMRAIDEWIPGEGVPWPLGASWMESQRAYNFALFSRNARSVTLLLYTEDDPVIPVQFRVLDPVFNKTGLIWHCAVPEEELRGACLYAYRIDGPYDPLNGHRFDAGKVLLDPFALSVHFPPGFSRTSASGSGPTDGMAPLGRLSKDPNAFDWGEDPRPRHAHDLIVYELHVKGFTARPNSGVSPENRGTFAGLVEKISYLKDLGITAVELLPVHQFDPREGNYWGYMTLNFFSPHHGYASGDPHREFRAMVRTFHAAGIEVWLDVVYNHTSEGGENGPTYSYRGVDNKSYYLARQDTGEYFNDTGCGNTMNCAHPVVRALVLTSLHHWAKNMHVDGFRFDLASIFARALDGSMNTLDPPLIAEIGLLGYMRDVRLVAEAWDIGSYLLGRSFPGLMWRQWNGKFRDDIRSFVKGDAAMVGALMQRLYGSDDLFPDGPVEVYRPYQSVNFITAHDGFCLYDLVAYNEKHNTANGHHNTDGANDNRSWNCGWEGDSGVPLEVMALRRQQVKNFFCLLMLANGTPMFCAGDEFMNTQKGNNNPYNQDNEITWLDWELLERNRDMLRFFKGMIRFRKTHPSIGRGRYWREDVRWYGSTGEVDLSQESRSLAYFLRGSGLGDSDLYVMINAYWEDLDFALQVGRAGEWRRVADTALPSPDDIAETGRGHPVSGLRYRVKARSIVVFER